From one Bacteroides fragilis NCTC 9343 genomic stretch:
- a CDS encoding metallophosphoesterase family protein → MTKVGLLSDTHSWWDEKYLQYFETCDEIWHAGDIGSVEVAQKLAAFRPFRAVYGNIDGQEIRRMFPQVNRFTVDGAEVLMKHIGGYPGNYDPSIKGSLLVHPPKLFISGHSHILKVKYDKTLDMLHINPGAAGMSGFHKVRTMVRFAIDNGVFKDLEVIELAG, encoded by the coding sequence ATGACAAAAGTTGGCTTATTGTCCGACACACACAGTTGGTGGGACGAAAAATATTTGCAATATTTCGAAACTTGTGATGAAATCTGGCATGCCGGAGATATTGGTTCAGTGGAGGTGGCACAGAAGTTGGCAGCTTTCCGTCCTTTCCGTGCTGTGTACGGTAATATTGATGGTCAGGAAATTCGCCGGATGTTTCCTCAAGTGAATCGTTTTACGGTGGACGGTGCCGAAGTTCTGATGAAGCACATCGGGGGGTATCCGGGAAATTATGATCCGTCCATCAAGGGAAGCCTATTGGTGCATCCACCCAAGTTGTTTATCAGCGGACACTCGCATATATTAAAGGTAAAGTATGATAAGACGCTGGATATGCTTCACATCAATCCCGGTGCTGCAGGGATGTCCGGATTTCATAAAGTACGTACCATGGTTCGTTTTGCCATAGATAATGGTGTGTTTAAGGATTTGGAAGTGATTGAACTGGCCGGCTAA
- a CDS encoding RNA degradosome polyphosphate kinase: MENKYQYFKRDISWLSFNYRVLLEADDDRLPLYERINFISIYSSNLEEFYKIRVADHKAVASGVTDGTEESLQSAKDLLEEINREVNRQLEDRIHIYEKKIIPALRKNHVVFYQSRNVEPFHQQFVKDFFREEIFPYLQPVPVSKDKVISFLRDNRLYLAVRLFLKGTNKEDADHLQYFVMKLPYSKVPRFIELPKHGRDYYLMFIEDIIKANIDVIFPGYEVDCSYCIKISRDADIMIDDTINSVDLVEQVKKKIKKRKIGAVCRFVYDRAMPDDFLNFLVDAFRIRHEELVPGDKHLNLEDLRHLPNPNHSIPRIERPIPMKLNRLNDKESIFSYVEKKDLLLYYPYHSFDHFIHFLYEAVHNPETREIMVTQYRVAENSAVINTLIAAAQNGKKVTVFVELKARFDEENNLATAEMMKAAGINIIYSIPGLKVHAKVALIRRRSFTGEKIHSYAYISTGNFNEKTATLYADCGLFTSNPVIVHDLTNLFRTLRGKENPRFTRLLVARFNLIPELNRLIDKEIELAEKGRGGRIILKMNALQDPIMIDRLYEASQKGVKIDLIVRGICCLIPGQEYSCNIRVTRIVDSFLEHARIWYFGNAGHPKVYMGSPDWMRRNLYRRIEAVVPILDHELREEIVDMLHIQLSDNQKACFVDDKLNNIFKFKTNAAPVRAQYTFYNYLKEKNETFL; this comes from the coding sequence ATGGAAAACAAATACCAATACTTCAAAAGAGATATTAGTTGGCTATCATTCAACTACCGGGTACTTCTGGAAGCTGACGACGACCGGCTCCCACTCTACGAACGTATCAATTTTATCTCTATTTATTCCTCCAACCTGGAAGAGTTCTACAAAATCAGAGTAGCCGACCACAAAGCTGTAGCCTCCGGCGTAACAGATGGAACGGAAGAATCCCTGCAATCGGCCAAGGACCTGCTGGAAGAAATCAACCGGGAAGTGAACCGACAATTGGAGGATCGTATCCACATCTATGAAAAAAAGATCATACCTGCATTACGCAAAAATCACGTTGTCTTCTATCAAAGCCGCAATGTAGAGCCTTTCCACCAACAATTCGTAAAAGACTTTTTCCGGGAAGAGATATTCCCTTACCTGCAACCGGTACCGGTATCCAAAGACAAAGTAATCTCTTTTCTGCGCGACAACCGGCTCTACCTGGCAGTTCGCCTGTTCCTGAAAGGTACAAACAAAGAAGATGCTGATCATCTGCAATATTTTGTGATGAAACTACCCTACAGTAAAGTGCCCCGCTTTATCGAATTACCCAAGCATGGCAGAGATTATTATCTGATGTTTATCGAAGATATTATCAAAGCGAACATAGACGTCATTTTCCCCGGATACGAAGTAGATTGCAGTTATTGTATCAAAATATCGAGAGATGCCGATATTATGATAGACGACACGATCAACAGTGTCGACCTGGTGGAACAAGTAAAGAAAAAAATCAAAAAGCGCAAGATAGGTGCCGTATGCCGTTTCGTCTATGACCGCGCCATGCCCGATGATTTTCTGAACTTCCTGGTAGACGCTTTCCGAATCCGGCACGAAGAGTTGGTACCGGGAGACAAACACCTTAACCTGGAAGATCTGCGTCACTTGCCGAACCCCAATCATTCCATTCCCCGGATTGAGAGACCGATCCCAATGAAACTGAATCGACTGAACGACAAGGAATCCATTTTCAGTTATGTTGAAAAGAAAGATTTATTGTTATACTATCCTTACCATTCTTTCGACCACTTCATCCACTTCCTTTACGAAGCAGTGCACAATCCCGAAACCCGTGAAATCATGGTAACCCAATATCGGGTAGCAGAAAACTCGGCTGTCATCAACACCTTGATTGCTGCTGCACAAAACGGTAAAAAAGTCACGGTATTCGTGGAACTCAAAGCCCGTTTCGATGAAGAGAACAACCTCGCCACTGCCGAAATGATGAAAGCGGCCGGTATCAACATTATCTATAGTATACCGGGGCTGAAGGTACATGCCAAAGTAGCTCTGATACGCCGTCGCAGCTTCACCGGTGAAAAGATTCACAGTTACGCTTATATCAGTACCGGCAACTTCAACGAGAAGACGGCTACACTGTATGCAGACTGCGGACTGTTTACCAGCAATCCGGTCATCGTACATGACCTCACAAACCTGTTCCGTACCCTCAGAGGCAAAGAGAATCCCCGATTCACCCGGTTGCTTGTGGCACGTTTCAACCTGATTCCCGAACTGAACAGGCTGATCGACAAAGAAATAGAACTGGCCGAAAAAGGAAGAGGCGGAAGAATCATCTTGAAGATGAACGCCCTGCAAGACCCGATAATGATAGACCGGCTCTACGAGGCCTCACAAAAAGGTGTAAAAATAGATCTGATCGTACGAGGCATTTGTTGCCTGATACCCGGACAAGAATATAGTTGTAACATACGTGTCACCCGTATTGTGGACAGTTTTCTGGAACATGCCCGCATCTGGTATTTCGGTAATGCCGGACACCCCAAAGTATATATGGGTTCACCGGACTGGATGCGTCGTAACTTATATCGACGAATCGAAGCGGTGGTACCCATTCTCGATCATGAATTACGGGAAGAAATCGTCGATATGCTTCATATCCAGTTATCGGACAATCAAAAGGCTTGCTTCGTCGATGATAAACTGAATAATATATTTAAATTCAAAACAAATGCCGCGCCCGTCAGAGCGCAGTATACCTTCTATAATTACCTAAAAGAGAAGAATGAAACATTTCTGTAA
- a CDS encoding inorganic phosphate transporter, with translation METIYLCIIIFLFVLAVFDLMVGVSNDAVNFLNSAVGAKAASFKTILFIAGAGIFIGASLSNGMMDIARHGIYQPEHFYFAEIMCILLAVMLTDVVLLDVFNSMGMPTSTTVSMVFELLGGTFALALIKVHNSDTLGLGDLINTDKALSVIMAIFVSVAIAFFFGMLVQWLARMVFTFNYKSNIKYSIALFGGIASTAIVYFMVIKGLKDSSFMTPENKQWVQENTMMLVSCFFVISTILMQILHWLKVNVFKVVVLLGTFALALAFAGNDLVNFIGVPLAGYSSFIDYTANGTSVGPDGFLMTSLMGSAKTPWYFLIGAGAVMVYALCTSKKAHAVIKTSVDLSRQDEGEENFGSTPIARTLVRFSLTLANGISRITPPSAKRWIDTRFRKDEAIIADGAAFDLVRASVNLVLAGLLIAVGTSLKLPLSTTYVTFMVAMGTSLADRAWGRDSAVYRITGVLSVIGGWFITAGAAFTICFFVAMVIHFGGSIAIIALIGLAAFTLIRSQLMYKKKKEKEKGNETLKQLMQATSSHEALELMRKHTREELSKVLEYAEQNFELTVTSFLHENLRGLRRAMGSTKFEKQLIKQMKRTGTVAMCKLDNHTVLEKGLYYYQGNDFASELVYSISRLCEPCLEHIDNNFNPLDAIQKGEFGDVAEDITYLIQQCRQKLEGNNYSNLEEDLHRANDLNSQLSHLKRQELQRIQSQTGSIKVSMVYLTMIQEAQNVVTYTINLMKVSRKFQIETDI, from the coding sequence ATGGAGACAATTTATCTATGTATTATTATCTTCCTATTCGTACTTGCCGTATTCGACTTGATGGTCGGTGTAAGTAACGATGCGGTAAATTTCCTCAATTCGGCTGTCGGAGCAAAGGCGGCATCTTTTAAAACAATATTGTTCATTGCAGGTGCCGGTATCTTCATCGGAGCGTCCTTATCAAACGGTATGATGGACATCGCAAGACACGGCATCTACCAACCGGAACATTTCTATTTCGCCGAAATCATGTGCATCCTGCTTGCCGTAATGCTGACAGACGTCGTTCTGCTCGATGTATTCAACTCTATGGGAATGCCTACCTCGACCACCGTTTCAATGGTATTCGAACTTTTGGGAGGTACTTTTGCCCTGGCACTTATCAAAGTGCACAACAGTGATACACTGGGATTGGGTGATCTTATCAACACCGACAAAGCCTTGTCTGTCATCATGGCCATCTTTGTCTCCGTTGCCATTGCCTTCTTTTTCGGTATGCTTGTACAATGGCTGGCACGCATGGTGTTTACATTTAACTACAAGAGCAATATAAAATACAGCATTGCACTATTCGGTGGCATCGCTTCTACTGCCATCGTTTATTTCATGGTGATAAAAGGATTGAAAGACAGCTCTTTCATGACTCCTGAGAACAAGCAGTGGGTACAAGAAAACACGATGATGCTGGTAAGTTGTTTCTTTGTCATCTCTACCATCCTGATGCAGATATTACACTGGCTGAAAGTAAATGTATTCAAGGTAGTCGTTCTGCTGGGTACATTTGCATTGGCACTGGCATTTGCCGGTAATGACCTCGTCAACTTTATCGGTGTACCTTTAGCCGGTTATTCTTCGTTCATAGACTATACCGCCAACGGAACTTCTGTCGGACCGGACGGTTTCCTGATGACCTCTCTGATGGGTTCAGCCAAAACACCGTGGTATTTCCTGATAGGTGCCGGAGCCGTCATGGTATACGCCTTGTGTACTTCCAAAAAGGCACATGCCGTAATCAAGACCTCGGTAGACCTCTCCCGTCAGGATGAAGGTGAAGAAAACTTCGGAAGCACACCGATAGCCCGAACACTGGTGCGTTTCAGCCTCACACTGGCCAACGGTATTTCCCGCATTACTCCGCCGAGTGCCAAACGCTGGATAGATACCCGCTTCCGTAAAGACGAAGCCATCATTGCCGACGGTGCGGCATTCGACTTGGTTCGCGCTTCTGTCAATCTGGTATTGGCAGGTCTGTTGATCGCCGTGGGTACTTCGTTAAAACTTCCTCTTTCTACAACCTACGTCACTTTCATGGTGGCCATGGGTACCTCACTTGCCGACCGTGCCTGGGGACGTGATTCAGCCGTTTACCGTATCACCGGTGTACTAAGTGTCATCGGCGGATGGTTCATCACTGCCGGAGCTGCCTTCACCATCTGTTTCTTTGTTGCCATGGTCATCCACTTCGGAGGAAGCATAGCTATCATAGCCCTGATCGGTCTGGCAGCATTCACTCTGATCCGCAGCCAGTTGATGTACAAAAAGAAAAAAGAGAAAGAGAAAGGAAACGAAACTTTGAAGCAATTGATGCAAGCCACAAGCAGCCACGAAGCTTTAGAGCTAATGCGTAAGCATACACGCGAAGAGTTGAGTAAAGTACTGGAATATGCAGAACAGAACTTTGAGCTCACCGTGACTTCATTCTTGCACGAAAACCTCCGCGGATTGCGCCGGGCAATGGGATCTACCAAGTTTGAAAAACAACTGATCAAGCAGATGAAGCGCACCGGAACCGTAGCAATGTGCAAATTGGATAATCACACCGTACTTGAAAAAGGACTTTATTATTATCAGGGAAATGACTTTGCAAGCGAACTGGTATACAGTATCAGCCGCCTGTGCGAACCCTGTCTGGAACACATTGACAACAATTTCAATCCGCTGGATGCTATCCAAAAAGGTGAATTTGGAGATGTAGCCGAAGATATCACCTATCTGATCCAGCAATGCCGCCAAAAACTGGAAGGCAACAATTACAGCAATCTTGAAGAAGACCTGCACCGGGCCAATGATCTGAACTCACAGCTATCACACCTGAAACGCCAGGAACTACAGCGTATCCAGAGCCAGACCGGAAGTATTAAAGTAAGTATGGTTTATCTGACCATGATCCAGGAAGCACAAAACGTAGTCACTTATACGATCAACCTGATGAAAGTAAGCCGTAAATTCCAGATAGAAACAGATATTTAA
- a CDS encoding response regulator, which produces MDIEEIKDFRPLILVAEDDDSNFKLIKAIIGKKCDILWAKNGEEMLNLYREHTQDAHAILMDIKMPIMNGLEATRIIREEGASLPIIMQTAYAFSSDRENAMQAGASEVLVKPITVSALRGCLSSYFPEIKW; this is translated from the coding sequence ATGGATATTGAAGAAATTAAAGATTTTCGTCCCCTTATTCTTGTGGCCGAAGATGATGATAGCAATTTCAAATTGATTAAAGCTATTATCGGTAAGAAATGTGACATTCTGTGGGCGAAGAACGGTGAAGAAATGTTGAACTTATACCGTGAACACACTCAAGATGCACATGCTATCCTTATGGATATTAAAATGCCGATTATGAACGGATTGGAAGCAACCCGGATTATTCGTGAAGAAGGAGCTTCCCTCCCTATTATTATGCAGACTGCTTATGCTTTTAGCTCAGACCGGGAGAATGCCATGCAAGCCGGTGCATCCGAAGTATTGGTGAAGCCCATTACGGTAAGTGCACTTCGAGGTTGTTTAAGCAGCTATTTTCCGGAGATCAAGTGGTGA